The Gemmatimonadota bacterium genome contains a region encoding:
- a CDS encoding Ppx/GppA family phosphatase — protein MRPTSAKTRSSSRKASPSSTASSSTRRTLRPAALPPDGAVRLAAIDIGSNSIRQLIADVTPDGRIRIVDEMKAAPRLGAGVDMNGIMGEEAILDALESLSRMSTLARQYGVSRIDTVATSAVRDAANGKGFVDLVRRETGLRIRVLQGDDEARLAFRSAQAHFDLARSRAVVMDIGGGSLELATSAGGLIDRLASFPFGAIRMTEQFLGPRPTRKDVRALRKFVREDIRRALPLKDWRRAMLIGSGGTFTNLAGMYLYRRGASTAAGKVHGTKLPREEVEHLVDLLQTASPAERAQIRGLNTGRADIILAGLVVAAEVMARIEARHLVVSGYGIREGILLEGAQVQSVPADPGAARARSVRTLAERCHFEQPHAEHVQRLALQLFDAIGPRLGCSSADRDVLSDAALLHDIGYHINYDQHHKHSYHLILHADLLGMSPEEQMLVAAVARYHRGTEPKPKHSAFGGLSAENQRRVEILSGILRVADGLDRGHVGAIASVKVRWTERALRLTPVADPRAKVVRLELWGAERKRKLLETVTGVPVVVVGHA, from the coding sequence TTGCGACCAACATCGGCGAAGACGCGGTCTTCCTCGCGGAAGGCAAGTCCATCAAGCACCGCTTCGAGTTCGACGCGAAGGACGCTGAGGCCGGCAGCCCTCCCGCCTGACGGCGCGGTACGCCTTGCCGCGATCGACATTGGCTCCAACTCGATCCGGCAGCTCATCGCCGACGTCACCCCCGATGGGCGTATCCGGATCGTCGACGAAATGAAGGCGGCCCCGCGCCTGGGGGCGGGGGTGGACATGAACGGCATCATGGGCGAGGAGGCGATCCTCGACGCCCTGGAATCGCTGTCGCGCATGAGCACGTTGGCGCGACAGTACGGCGTCTCACGCATCGATACCGTCGCCACGAGCGCCGTCCGCGACGCCGCCAACGGCAAGGGGTTTGTGGACCTGGTGCGTCGCGAAACCGGGTTGCGCATCCGCGTGCTTCAGGGCGACGATGAGGCCCGCCTCGCCTTCCGCAGTGCGCAGGCCCACTTCGACCTCGCGCGCTCCCGCGCCGTCGTGATGGACATCGGCGGGGGCTCCCTGGAGCTCGCCACGAGCGCCGGCGGCCTCATCGATCGACTGGCCTCGTTCCCCTTCGGGGCGATCCGGATGACCGAGCAGTTCCTCGGCCCACGCCCCACACGCAAGGACGTCCGCGCCCTGCGCAAGTTTGTTCGCGAGGACATCCGCAGGGCCCTGCCCCTCAAGGACTGGCGACGGGCCATGCTGATCGGTTCTGGCGGAACGTTCACGAACCTCGCCGGGATGTACCTCTACCGACGCGGTGCGTCCACCGCCGCCGGCAAGGTGCACGGGACGAAGTTGCCGCGCGAGGAAGTCGAGCACCTGGTGGACCTGCTGCAAACGGCCTCCCCCGCCGAGCGCGCGCAGATCCGGGGACTCAACACCGGCCGGGCCGACATCATCCTCGCGGGCCTCGTCGTCGCCGCCGAGGTGATGGCACGGATCGAAGCTCGGCACCTGGTGGTCTCCGGCTACGGCATTCGCGAGGGGATCCTGCTGGAGGGGGCGCAGGTACAATCGGTTCCCGCTGACCCCGGGGCGGCGCGGGCGCGCTCGGTGCGCACGCTTGCGGAGCGCTGCCATTTCGAGCAACCCCACGCCGAGCACGTCCAGCGCCTCGCGCTCCAGCTCTTCGATGCGATCGGCCCTCGCCTCGGCTGCAGTTCGGCCGATCGCGATGTGTTGTCCGACGCGGCCCTCCTGCACGATATCGGCTATCACATCAACTACGATCAGCATCACAAGCATTCCTACCACCTGATCCTCCATGCGGACCTGCTCGGCATGTCACCGGAGGAGCAAATGCTGGTGGCGGCCGTCGCCCGCTACCACCGCGGCACGGAACCCAAGCCCAAGCACTCCGCCTTTGGGGGACTCAGCGCCGAGAACCAGCGCCGGGTGGAGATCCTGAGCGGGATCCTGCGCGTCGCCGATGGCCTCGACCGCGGACACGTCGGCGCCATTGCGAGCGTCAAGGTGCGTTGGACGGAGCGCGCGCTCCGACTCACCCCGGTCGCCGACCCACGAGCCAAGGTGGTACGGCTGGAGCTGTGGGGCGCCGAACGCAAACGCAAGCTGCTCGAGACGGTGACGGGTGTTCCGGTGGTCGTCGTCGGCCACGCCTGA
- the phoU gene encoding phosphate signaling complex protein PhoU, translating to MSPSDAGFRHFHDQLSTLKQRLLDMSARAEELVELAVDALLSRDKDVADQVIQRDREIDLLEVEVETLAIELLALQQPMARDLRFLIGAIKVSSDLERVGDHAVNIAQSALRLIALRATAVPDPEIEDMARRARRMLADSLDAFIRADGQLGRAVCKADDQVDALHDSMFRILLTHMMADARTINPSLELLLVSRNLERVADLATNIGEDAVFLAEGKSIKHRFEFDAKDAEAGSPPA from the coding sequence ATGAGTCCTTCTGACGCCGGCTTCCGGCACTTCCACGACCAGCTCTCCACCCTGAAGCAGCGCCTGCTCGACATGTCGGCGCGGGCAGAGGAGCTCGTGGAGCTGGCCGTCGACGCCTTGCTCTCGCGAGACAAGGACGTGGCCGACCAGGTCATCCAACGCGACCGGGAGATTGACCTCCTCGAGGTGGAGGTGGAAACCCTCGCGATCGAACTCCTCGCGCTGCAGCAGCCCATGGCGCGCGACCTCCGCTTCCTGATTGGGGCGATCAAGGTCTCCAGCGACCTCGAGCGCGTGGGGGACCACGCGGTCAACATCGCCCAGAGTGCCCTGCGACTGATCGCCCTGCGCGCGACCGCGGTCCCCGACCCCGAAATCGAGGACATGGCGCGACGCGCCCGTCGGATGCTCGCCGACTCCCTGGACGCCTTCATTCGCGCCGACGGCCAGCTCGGCCGGGCGGTCTGCAAGGCAGACGATCAGGTCGACGCCTTGCACGACTCGATGTTCCGCATTCTCTTGACTCACATGATGGCGGACGCGCGGACGATCAACCCGTCGCTCGAGCTCCTGCTCGTCAGCCGTAACCTGGAGCGTGTGGCAGACCTTGCGACCAACATCGGCGAAGACGCGGTCTTCCTCGCGGAAGGCAAGTCCATCAAGCACCGCTTCGAGTTCGACGCGAAGGACGCTGAGGCCGGCAGCCCTCCCGCCTGA
- a CDS encoding phosphate ABC transporter ATP-binding protein, which produces MTALGPTSSTGSVAASAFSFWYSEKQALHEVTLELPPRAVTAFIGPSGCGKSTFLRSINRMNDMIPGTRHTGTITLDDSPIHDTRMDVVQLRQRVGMVFQRWNPFPRSIYENVAYGPRINGVRDRPELDQIVESALRRAALWDEVKDRLRQSALGLSGGQQQRLCIARALANQPEVLLLDEPCSALDPIATQRIEELLYELKAELTIVMVTHNLQQAARVSDRTAFFYLGRLIEVGQTQEMFTSPREERTEAYITGRFG; this is translated from the coding sequence ATGACCGCACTCGGCCCGACGAGTTCGACCGGGAGCGTCGCGGCCAGCGCGTTCTCCTTCTGGTACAGTGAAAAGCAGGCGCTCCATGAGGTCACGCTGGAGTTGCCGCCCCGCGCCGTGACCGCGTTCATCGGCCCTTCGGGGTGCGGCAAGTCGACGTTCTTGCGATCGATCAATCGCATGAACGACATGATCCCCGGCACGCGGCACACGGGGACGATCACCCTCGACGACTCGCCGATTCACGACACCCGCATGGATGTCGTGCAGCTGCGACAGCGCGTCGGGATGGTCTTCCAGCGGTGGAACCCCTTTCCGCGCTCCATCTACGAGAACGTGGCGTACGGGCCCCGCATCAACGGCGTCCGCGATCGGCCAGAACTCGACCAGATCGTCGAGTCCGCGCTGCGGCGGGCCGCCTTGTGGGACGAAGTGAAGGACCGACTCCGCCAGTCCGCCCTGGGGCTCTCCGGCGGCCAGCAACAGCGCCTGTGCATCGCGCGCGCACTGGCCAACCAGCCCGAGGTACTCCTGCTGGACGAACCTTGCTCCGCCCTCGATCCGATTGCGACCCAACGGATCGAGGAACTGCTCTATGAACTCAAGGCGGAACTGACCATCGTGATGGTCACCCACAACCTGCAGCAGGCGGCGCGCGTGAGCGATCGAACGGCGTTCTTTTACCTTGGACGGCTCATCGAAGTGGGGCAGACGCAAGAGATGTTCACGAGCCCGCGCGAGGAGCGCACCGAGGCCTATATCACCGGGAGATTTGGATGA
- the pstB gene encoding phosphate ABC transporter ATP-binding protein has protein sequence MTSPGTTPNVRVAVRSLDAYYGATRSVRDVTLDFLDGQVTAIIGPSGCGKSTLLRCLNRMHETIPGARAEGEVELDRTDIYGRGINPIEVRRRIGMVFQRPTPFPTMSIRDNVAAGFRGMPAAPPRREVDQIVESSLRRAALWDEVKDRLKDSATGLSGGQQQRLCIARALATNPRVLLLDEPTASLDPLSTQKVEELVYELRGTVTVIIVTHNMQQAARVSDRTAFMLMGDLVEVSPTRQLFTAPTDPRTEAYITGRFG, from the coding sequence ATGACCTCGCCAGGCACTACCCCAAATGTCCGGGTCGCCGTGCGCTCGCTGGACGCCTACTACGGGGCCACGCGGTCGGTGCGCGATGTCACGCTGGATTTCCTCGACGGACAGGTCACGGCGATCATCGGCCCCTCCGGCTGTGGAAAATCGACGTTACTCCGGTGCTTGAACCGGATGCATGAAACCATCCCTGGGGCCCGGGCAGAAGGCGAGGTGGAGCTGGATCGCACCGACATCTACGGTCGGGGAATCAACCCGATCGAGGTACGGCGCCGGATTGGCATGGTGTTCCAGCGGCCGACCCCCTTCCCCACCATGTCGATTCGCGACAATGTCGCTGCCGGATTCCGCGGCATGCCTGCCGCTCCACCGCGGCGGGAGGTCGACCAGATCGTGGAGTCGTCGTTGCGACGCGCCGCGCTGTGGGACGAGGTCAAGGACCGGTTGAAGGACTCCGCGACCGGGCTTTCCGGCGGACAACAACAGCGACTGTGCATCGCGCGCGCCCTGGCGACCAACCCGCGCGTGCTGCTGCTCGACGAACCCACCGCCTCCCTGGACCCGCTGTCCACGCAGAAAGTGGAGGAACTGGTCTATGAACTGCGTGGCACGGTCACGGTGATCATTGTGACCCACAACATGCAGCAGGCGGCGCGCGTGTCCGACCGGACGGCCTTCATGTTGATGGGCGACCTGGTCGAGGTCTCGCCCACCCGCCAGCTCTTCACGGCGCCGACCGATCCACGTACCGAGGCCTACATCACCGGGCGATTCGGATGA
- the pstA gene encoding phosphate ABC transporter permease PstA produces MTPSRPTGSQRAAIERTGRSLRRRRVTNTIMLGIMYAAAGLATLPLVFILFHLVKEGASSLDLNFFTKMPRPVGESGGGMANAIAGTLVLVGTATAIGLPLGIGAGLYLAEQGSQRLASTVRFLSDILNGLPSIVMGIFAWQVLVRPVGHFSALAGGIALGVMMIPLVTRTTEEMIRLVPSSLREAALALGYARWRTSLSIVLRTAMPGIVTGALVAVARIAGETAPLIFTAFGNQFWSLSLDQPMSALPLQIFSYATSPFEEWHRLAWAGALVLLALVLVISLVARFATRSKHGGGHD; encoded by the coding sequence ATGACCCCCTCGCGGCCTACCGGATCGCAGCGTGCGGCGATCGAACGCACGGGACGCTCTCTGCGTCGCCGGCGCGTCACGAACACCATCATGCTGGGGATCATGTACGCGGCTGCGGGCCTCGCGACCCTCCCCCTGGTGTTCATCCTCTTTCACCTGGTGAAGGAAGGCGCGTCGTCGCTCGACCTCAACTTCTTCACCAAAATGCCTCGCCCGGTGGGCGAGTCCGGGGGCGGCATGGCCAACGCCATCGCCGGAACGCTGGTGCTCGTAGGGACCGCCACGGCCATCGGCCTGCCATTGGGAATCGGCGCTGGCCTCTACCTCGCCGAACAGGGGTCGCAGCGTCTCGCCTCGACCGTGCGGTTCCTCTCCGACATCCTGAACGGGTTGCCCTCGATCGTCATGGGGATCTTTGCCTGGCAGGTGCTCGTCCGACCGGTCGGGCACTTCTCCGCCCTTGCCGGCGGCATTGCCCTTGGCGTGATGATGATTCCCCTCGTGACGCGTACCACGGAGGAGATGATCCGGCTCGTGCCGTCCTCCCTGCGCGAGGCGGCATTGGCCCTCGGCTATGCACGGTGGAGAACCTCGCTTTCCATTGTGCTTCGCACGGCCATGCCAGGCATCGTCACCGGCGCGCTGGTGGCGGTGGCCCGCATCGCTGGCGAGACGGCGCCGTTGATCTTCACGGCCTTCGGCAACCAATTCTGGTCGCTCTCGCTGGATCAGCCGATGTCGGCGCTCCCCCTGCAGATCTTTTCCTATGCCACCTCGCCGTTTGAGGAATGGCATCGCCTCGCATGGGCCGGCGCACTTGTGCTGCTGGCTCTCGTCCTGGTGATTTCCCTGGTCGCGCGTTTTGCCACCCGCTCAAAGCACGGGGGCGGCCATGACTGA
- the pstC gene encoding phosphate ABC transporter permease subunit PstC, producing the protein MEGVAAPAVSGPSDAAGIEGSSTGDRIYRVVTFLCAVSIPLLLGFIALEIIIGAWPALSKFGFSFLTGSTWDVGAGEFGAAPMIYGTVVSSVLALLLATPFALGVAIFLSEFAPPWLRQPVAFLVDLLAAIPSVVYGLWGIFVLLPILRESVMPFLATTLGLGATPLFSGPAYGNSMLAAAIILAIMVLPYISAVSREVLMAVPRAQREAALALGATRWEMIRDAVVPYARSGIIGGIILGLGRALGETMAVTMLIGNRAELSASLFAPGYTLASVIANEFAEASTEFHTAALMACGAVLLGVTLLVNMLARWLVGRVGRDGR; encoded by the coding sequence ATGGAGGGAGTTGCAGCCCCTGCGGTGTCGGGTCCATCCGACGCCGCAGGCATCGAGGGAAGCTCGACCGGGGATCGCATCTACCGCGTCGTCACCTTCCTGTGCGCGGTGTCCATCCCCCTCTTGCTCGGCTTCATCGCGCTCGAGATCATCATCGGGGCATGGCCTGCGCTCTCGAAGTTCGGCTTCAGCTTCCTGACCGGCAGTACGTGGGATGTCGGTGCGGGCGAATTCGGGGCGGCACCGATGATCTACGGCACGGTCGTATCCTCCGTGCTGGCCCTTCTCCTCGCGACGCCGTTTGCGCTGGGCGTGGCGATCTTCCTTTCGGAGTTTGCCCCCCCCTGGCTTCGCCAGCCGGTGGCCTTTCTCGTGGACCTGCTGGCCGCCATTCCGTCCGTCGTCTACGGACTCTGGGGCATTTTTGTGTTGCTCCCGATCCTGCGCGAGTCGGTCATGCCATTCCTGGCGACCACGCTCGGCCTCGGTGCCACGCCGCTCTTCAGCGGCCCGGCCTACGGGAACAGCATGCTCGCCGCCGCGATCATCCTGGCCATCATGGTCCTTCCCTACATCTCTGCTGTATCTCGCGAGGTGTTGATGGCGGTGCCGCGCGCCCAACGCGAAGCCGCGCTGGCGCTCGGGGCCACCCGGTGGGAGATGATTCGCGATGCCGTCGTGCCGTATGCCCGTTCGGGCATCATCGGCGGGATCATCCTCGGCCTGGGGCGCGCACTGGGCGAGACCATGGCCGTCACGATGCTGATCGGCAACCGGGCGGAACTCTCCGCATCGCTCTTCGCACCGGGGTATACGCTCGCCTCGGTGATCGCCAATGAGTTCGCCGAGGCCTCAACAGAATTCCACACCGCGGCGCTCATGGCGTGTGGCGCCGTGCTGCTTGGCGTGACCCTCCTCGTGAACATGCTGGCGCGCTGGTTGGTTGGGCGCGTGGGACGCGACGGCCGATGA
- the pstS gene encoding phosphate ABC transporter substrate-binding protein PstS produces the protein MRICVTVTDSDLQGAPSLIRSLPVNARFAASLSIVTSLAVLTACGGSESSTSDSAGAVASSSSVDLNGAGATFPYPIYLKWFSNYAEQTGVKINYGSVGSGAGIRQLSEGTVDFGASDGPMSDEELAAAKGGPVMHFPSVLGAVVITYNLPDVTVPLTLTGEIIGDIFLGKITKWNDPRIAAENSGVTLPAQDILVVHRSDGSGTTYIFTDYLTAVSAAWKAGPGKGKSVSWPVGLGGKGNEGVSGSVKQTPGTIGYVELAYAKQNRLPSARVKNASGAAVEPTIESITAAAEGAMSQLGKDSDYRVSIVNAAGASAYPISSFTWLLVYQNQADGVKGKKLVDFMRWMYGAGQQSAASLDYAPLPSALATQLADRLSTIQGVPK, from the coding sequence ATGCGGATCTGTGTAACTGTCACTGACAGTGATCTTCAAGGCGCACCATCACTTATCAGGAGTCTCCCCGTGAACGCCCGGTTCGCCGCCTCGCTTTCGATTGTAACAAGCCTCGCCGTACTCACCGCATGCGGTGGGTCCGAATCGTCGACCTCCGACAGCGCCGGCGCCGTGGCGTCGTCGTCATCCGTGGACCTGAATGGCGCAGGGGCGACCTTCCCCTACCCGATCTACCTGAAGTGGTTTTCGAACTACGCCGAGCAGACTGGGGTCAAGATCAACTACGGCTCCGTCGGGTCCGGGGCTGGAATCCGGCAGCTGTCCGAGGGCACGGTTGATTTTGGCGCCTCAGACGGCCCAATGTCCGACGAGGAACTGGCGGCGGCGAAGGGTGGCCCGGTCATGCACTTCCCCTCAGTCCTCGGCGCGGTGGTCATCACGTACAACCTGCCTGACGTGACTGTGCCGCTGACGCTCACCGGGGAGATCATTGGCGACATTTTCCTTGGCAAGATCACGAAATGGAATGATCCGCGGATCGCGGCCGAGAACTCGGGCGTGACACTCCCCGCCCAGGACATTCTTGTCGTGCACCGATCGGACGGATCCGGCACCACCTACATCTTTACGGACTACCTCACGGCGGTCTCCGCAGCGTGGAAGGCTGGGCCGGGCAAGGGCAAATCCGTGAGCTGGCCCGTGGGACTCGGTGGCAAGGGGAACGAGGGCGTCTCGGGCAGCGTGAAGCAGACCCCAGGCACCATCGGGTACGTTGAGCTGGCATACGCCAAGCAAAATCGATTGCCCTCGGCACGGGTCAAGAATGCGAGCGGCGCGGCCGTTGAGCCGACGATCGAGTCGATTACGGCAGCGGCCGAGGGCGCCATGTCGCAGCTTGGGAAGGATTCGGACTATCGCGTGTCGATCGTGAACGCGGCAGGTGCGAGCGCATACCCCATTTCATCGTTCACCTGGCTCCTCGTGTACCAAAACCAGGCCGACGGCGTGAAGGGGAAGAAGCTCGTGGACTTCATGCGCTGGATGTACGGCGCTGGCCAGCAGAGCGCGGCGTCGCTCGACTACGCCCCACTGCCTTCCGCCCTGGCCACCCAACTCGCTGATCGCCTCAGCACCATCCAGGGCGTGCCGAAATGA
- a CDS encoding fibronectin type III domain-containing protein, translating to MRLRHLALLSLVVAACGDDDPAAPTAPNAPLGVQAAATSSSAIRVTIPSAAGIASYTIERAEGAAGSFAQAGTVTAPATAGTLTYDDAGLKVQTLYRYRVLAVANGLTSTPSSEVSATTLPFGSFSKTISGDVTTNTTWFADTTYTLAGFIHVTGNATLTIQPGTVIKGNEGSALFVLRGSKILAVGRADAPIVMTSSKAVGSRRAGDWGGLIIVGNATTNKSGANPEVEGTGTDGTTVASGKNYTVTYGGGTNDADDSGELRYVRVEFAGFAPRANQELNSFTFAAVGSGTRLSYLQALYGLDDAFEWFGGTVNATNLVSYETGDDHFDMSEGYRGRLQFLIGMQSATVNINPLPGQNVATDPQGIENDGCDGAGCTNGFNSNPFNVPVVANFTLVGTGNSSVGAGTSGGIGMLLRRGTGGYYVNGVLARWPRAAFSVRDQDTYTRGGGTATPDLASADLALRNVSYFESTNMFETGSGRFAFDASGNNIAAGTGTGAAAFTAFPATITDATPVTAFDWTPASGSAIATGGLNPFTGKLLTAGGTAVTGTAYRGAAAPGGTKWWQGWTTYAQK from the coding sequence ATGCGACTCCGCCATCTTGCCCTCCTGTCCCTCGTCGTCGCCGCCTGCGGAGACGACGATCCTGCCGCCCCGACGGCGCCCAATGCGCCACTGGGCGTCCAGGCGGCCGCGACCAGTTCCTCGGCTATTCGGGTAACGATTCCCAGCGCCGCAGGCATCGCGTCGTACACGATCGAACGCGCGGAAGGCGCGGCCGGCAGCTTTGCCCAGGCCGGCACGGTGACGGCCCCCGCCACCGCCGGAACCCTCACCTATGACGATGCCGGCCTGAAGGTGCAGACGCTCTACCGGTATCGCGTCCTCGCCGTGGCCAACGGGCTGACGTCGACGCCCTCCAGCGAAGTCTCCGCAACCACCCTGCCCTTCGGTTCGTTCAGCAAGACGATCTCGGGGGACGTCACGACCAACACCACATGGTTCGCGGACACCACCTATACGCTGGCGGGATTCATTCACGTCACGGGCAACGCCACGTTGACGATCCAACCCGGAACCGTGATCAAGGGCAATGAGGGTTCGGCGTTGTTCGTCTTGCGGGGTTCGAAGATCCTCGCGGTGGGCCGCGCGGACGCGCCGATCGTCATGACCTCGTCCAAGGCGGTGGGCTCACGCCGTGCCGGGGACTGGGGCGGCCTGATCATCGTGGGCAACGCCACGACGAACAAGTCCGGAGCGAACCCCGAGGTCGAGGGGACCGGGACCGATGGGACGACCGTTGCCAGCGGAAAGAACTACACGGTCACCTACGGCGGCGGCACCAACGATGCCGACGACAGTGGCGAACTCCGCTATGTCCGCGTCGAATTCGCCGGCTTCGCCCCGCGCGCCAACCAGGAATTGAACTCCTTCACGTTCGCCGCGGTTGGCAGTGGCACGCGCCTGTCGTACCTGCAGGCCCTGTATGGCCTCGACGATGCCTTCGAATGGTTCGGTGGCACGGTGAACGCGACGAACCTGGTGTCTTATGAGACGGGAGACGACCATTTCGACATGTCCGAGGGCTACCGTGGACGCCTGCAGTTCCTCATTGGGATGCAGTCGGCGACGGTGAACATCAACCCCCTCCCGGGACAGAACGTCGCGACGGACCCGCAGGGCATCGAGAATGACGGATGCGACGGCGCCGGCTGCACCAACGGATTCAACTCGAACCCGTTCAACGTCCCGGTCGTGGCCAACTTCACCCTCGTTGGGACCGGCAACTCCAGTGTGGGCGCGGGCACGTCCGGCGGGATCGGGATGCTCCTGCGTCGAGGCACCGGCGGCTACTATGTGAACGGGGTCCTGGCACGCTGGCCGCGCGCGGCCTTCTCGGTCCGCGACCAGGACACCTACACCCGCGGCGGCGGCACCGCGACCCCTGACCTGGCAAGCGCCGACCTCGCACTCCGGAACGTCTCGTACTTCGAGTCGACCAACATGTTCGAGACGGGGTCCGGTCGCTTTGCCTTCGACGCCAGCGGGAACAACATTGCGGCAGGAACCGGAACCGGCGCCGCTGCCTTTACGGCATTCCCGGCGACGATCACCGACGCTACCCCGGTGACCGCCTTCGATTGGACGCCCGCCAGTGGATCGGCGATTGCGACGGGCGGACTGAACCCCTTCACCGGGAAACTCCTGACGGCGGGCGGGACCGCCGTGACCGGTACGGCCTACCGCGGCGCCGCCGCACCTGGCGGTACCAAGTGGTGGCAGGGCTGGACCACGTACGCCCAGAAGTAG